One segment of Anatilimnocola aggregata DNA contains the following:
- a CDS encoding response regulator — protein MMPPGSDAAPAGQPPSERVNVLIVDDQPDKLLSLEAALASLGENIVLAKSGRDALRRLLEHDFAVILLDVNMPDMDGFETAALIRQHRRCTHTPIIFVTAFGDDMHTAQGYSLGAVDYILSPIVPDILRTKVRVFVDLFRKTQEIERHAEARVNLAREQAARAAAEDSNRQLNFLSEASAAMTRHLSTDATIAEINRVAVPFLADFSAIALLDEQHQLGKCDAAWATPVGNLSSTRDELWQRLPAQLRGSIKEAIDNSQARLGRAGFVRQITISAADITGDQGIGGNPLHVFAILPLSARGRTIGALVLASNSLETTTAVGHFRLVEDFANRASIAIDNARLYENVREHDRRKDHFLAMLGHELRNPLAPIRNAVEILRCSAQVPGTTTDTGSIQAREMIERQVAHMTRLIDDLLDVSRIASGKIQLRRERCDLTKIVKDTLEDYRSVVEQSGLQLTLELPQQSLWIQGDRTRMSQIVGNLIHNAHKFTDEGGQVLVRLLPETDGRSALLTIRDSGIGMDRETLSSVFDAFSQADRSLERSRGGLGLGLALVKGLVELHGGAVCVSSEGLGRGTEFRVQLFLDQSVVASQQSAPRATTKGKSCRILIIEDNLDGAESMRLLLRHLGHEVKVAHTGPSGLAVATEWSPEVVLCDIGLPGGMDGYAVARALREETHLDGLLLIALTGYGRDDDQRRAKEAGFDQHMTKPVDFAVLQRTLTSFSHLCQR, from the coding sequence ATGATGCCACCAGGCTCTGATGCAGCGCCAGCGGGACAGCCGCCCAGCGAAAGAGTGAACGTGCTGATCGTCGATGATCAGCCCGATAAACTTCTTTCGCTTGAAGCTGCGCTTGCCAGCCTGGGGGAGAACATCGTACTGGCGAAGTCGGGGCGCGATGCACTGCGACGTCTGCTGGAGCACGATTTTGCCGTGATCCTGCTCGACGTGAACATGCCGGACATGGATGGCTTCGAAACCGCCGCGCTGATCCGGCAACATCGGCGCTGCACCCATACCCCCATCATCTTCGTCACCGCTTTTGGCGACGACATGCACACCGCCCAAGGTTATTCCTTGGGGGCGGTCGACTATATCCTGTCACCAATCGTGCCCGATATTTTGCGCACCAAGGTGCGCGTGTTCGTCGACCTATTCCGCAAGACGCAGGAGATTGAGCGGCATGCTGAAGCTCGGGTCAACCTCGCGCGCGAGCAGGCTGCCCGAGCTGCGGCGGAAGATTCCAATCGGCAGTTAAATTTTCTGTCCGAAGCTTCGGCCGCGATGACTCGTCATTTAAGCACAGACGCCACAATCGCCGAAATCAATCGAGTTGCGGTGCCATTTTTGGCAGACTTCAGTGCCATCGCCTTGCTGGATGAGCAACACCAACTCGGTAAGTGCGACGCAGCTTGGGCGACGCCCGTCGGCAACTTGAGTTCAACTCGTGATGAACTTTGGCAGCGGCTCCCGGCACAGCTGCGCGGTTCGATTAAAGAGGCAATTGACAATAGTCAGGCACGGTTGGGCCGCGCGGGGTTCGTGCGGCAAATCACGATTTCAGCGGCCGACATTACCGGCGATCAAGGAATTGGCGGAAATCCGCTCCACGTCTTCGCGATTCTTCCTCTTAGTGCCCGTGGGCGCACCATTGGCGCGTTGGTCCTGGCAAGCAACTCGCTCGAAACGACCACAGCTGTGGGCCACTTTCGCCTGGTTGAGGATTTTGCCAATCGGGCCAGCATCGCTATCGACAACGCTCGCCTGTATGAGAATGTGCGCGAACACGATCGCCGCAAAGATCATTTTCTCGCGATGTTAGGCCACGAGTTGCGGAATCCTCTCGCGCCGATTCGCAATGCGGTCGAAATCCTGCGTTGTTCAGCTCAAGTACCGGGGACCACGACCGATACTGGCTCGATCCAAGCGCGTGAAATGATCGAACGTCAGGTGGCGCACATGACGCGGCTGATCGACGATCTGCTTGATGTCTCCCGGATTGCCAGCGGCAAGATTCAATTGCGACGAGAGCGCTGCGACCTGACCAAGATCGTTAAAGATACGCTCGAAGATTATCGCTCGGTCGTCGAACAGAGCGGCTTGCAGCTGACGTTGGAACTACCGCAGCAGTCGTTGTGGATTCAAGGCGACCGGACGCGGATGAGTCAAATTGTTGGGAACCTGATTCACAATGCACACAAATTCACTGACGAAGGGGGGCAAGTCCTGGTTCGTCTGCTTCCCGAAACGGATGGACGCTCGGCGCTGCTGACGATTCGCGATTCGGGCATTGGCATGGATCGCGAAACACTCAGTTCAGTCTTCGATGCCTTCTCCCAGGCCGATCGATCGCTGGAACGAAGTCGTGGTGGGTTGGGGCTGGGGCTGGCACTTGTCAAAGGGCTCGTCGAGTTGCATGGCGGCGCAGTTTGCGTGAGCAGTGAAGGCTTAGGACGGGGGACCGAGTTTCGCGTGCAGTTGTTTCTCGATCAATCTGTCGTCGCTTCCCAGCAGTCGGCACCGCGGGCAACAACGAAGGGAAAGTCTTGCCGAATCCTGATCATCGAAGACAATTTGGATGGCGCAGAAAGTATGCGATTGCTCCTGCGTCACCTGGGGCATGAGGTAAAGGTTGCTCATACCGGTCCGAGTGGTCTCGCTGTCGCAACCGAGTGGTCGCCCGAGGTGGTGCTGTGCGATATCGGCTTACCTGGTGGGATGGATGGTTACGCCGTCGCGCGGGCGTTGCGCGAAGAGACTCATCTCGACGGTCTCCTGCTCATTGCACTCACCGGTTACGGAAGGGACGACGATCAGCGCCGCGCTAAAGAGGCGGGCTTTGATCAACACATGACGAAGCCCGTCGATTTTGCCGTGCTCCAGCGCACGCTCACTTCGTTCAGTCATTTGTGCCAACGGTAG
- a CDS encoding enoyl-CoA hydratase/isomerase family protein yields the protein MTVIVKKNVPSGTIILSRPEKRNALTRQMLTEISQAFTDLHGEKQVRAVILTGAGSAFCAGMDLAEMQQTASQPDAQEQWYRDSLQYRELIEQMLQFPKPIIAAVNGPAMAGGAGLVLASDLVVATASAMFGLPEPKRGIVAGIVSPLLAFRIGGGAATHLLLRANTIEAQQALSRGIYHEIVADDLIWASSHELAKEIAQSAPEAIQLTKRMIYENIGEQLLTQLSAGAAMSATARTTEAAAEGLTAFFEKRNPKWK from the coding sequence ATGACCGTCATCGTCAAGAAGAACGTCCCCAGCGGAACCATTATTCTCAGTCGGCCCGAGAAGCGTAACGCGCTGACCAGGCAAATGCTGACGGAGATCTCGCAGGCCTTCACCGATTTGCATGGCGAAAAACAAGTGCGCGCGGTCATTCTGACCGGCGCTGGTTCGGCTTTTTGCGCTGGCATGGATCTCGCCGAGATGCAGCAGACCGCTTCGCAGCCCGATGCCCAAGAGCAGTGGTACCGCGACAGTCTGCAATACCGCGAGCTCATCGAGCAGATGCTGCAGTTTCCCAAGCCGATCATTGCCGCGGTCAATGGGCCCGCGATGGCGGGGGGAGCGGGGCTGGTGCTGGCCAGCGATCTGGTCGTGGCTACTGCTAGTGCGATGTTTGGCTTGCCGGAGCCCAAGCGGGGGATTGTCGCGGGTATTGTCTCACCACTCTTGGCCTTTCGCATCGGTGGGGGCGCTGCCACGCATCTGCTGCTGCGGGCCAATACCATTGAAGCGCAGCAGGCTTTGTCGCGAGGCATCTATCATGAGATCGTCGCGGACGATCTCATCTGGGCGAGCTCCCACGAACTGGCGAAGGAGATCGCTCAATCGGCACCTGAGGCCATTCAACTGACGAAGCGTATGATCTACGAAAATATCGGCGAGCAGTTGCTGACTCAACTTTCAGCCGGTGCAGCCATGAGTGCCACCGCGCGCACCACCGAAGCGGCCGCCGAAGGGCTCACTGCCTTCTTTGAGAAACGCAACCCAAAGTGGAAGTAG
- a CDS encoding HAMP domain-containing protein — translation MVASLETTQAIDLPVLLNAMSALKRGDFSVRLPHDWTGAAGKVADAFNEVIELNERMARELERLGRVVGKEGKLTQRASLGDVRGSWAASIDSVNDLIGDLVRPTRETARVIGAVAQGDLSQTMALELDDRPLQGEFLGTAKTINKMVDQLSSFASEVTRVAREVGTEGELGGQAQVKNVAGTWKDLTDSVNSMAGNLTGQVRNIAEVTTAVANGDLSKKITVDVKGEFLELKNTINTMVDQLRSFASEVTRVAREVGTEGQLGGQAKVEGVSGTWKDLTDSVNSMASNLTGQVRNIANVTTAVAKGDLSKKITVDVKGEFGELSNTINTMVDQLSSFASEVTRVAREVGTEGQLGGQAKVEGVSGTWKDLTDSVNSMAGNLTGQVRNIAAVTTAVANGDLSKKITVDVKGEILELKNTINTMVDQLSSFAAEVTRVAREVGTEGKLGGQAKVEGVSGTWKDLTDSVNSMAGNLTGQVRNIAAVTTAVANGDLSKKITVDVKGEILELKNTINTMVDQLSSFASEVTRVAREVGSEGKLGGQAQVRGVAGTWKDLTDSVNGMAGNLTAQVRNIAEVTTAVANGDLSKKITVDVKGEFLELKNTINTMVDQLRSFASEVTRVAREVGTEGKLGGQAQVEGVSGTWKDLTDSVNSMAGNLTGQVRNIAAVTTAVANGDLSKKITVDVKGEILELKNTINTMVDQLRSFASEVTRVAREVGTEGQLGGQAKVEGVSGTWKDLTDSVNFMASNLTGQVRNIAAVTTAVATGDLSKKITVDVKGEFLELSNTINTMVDQLGSFAAEVTRVAREVGTEGKLGGQAQVKGVSGTWKDLTDNVNSMAGNLTSQVRGIAKVVTAVANGDLKQKLTVEAKGEIAALADTINSMIETLATFADQVTTVAREVGVEGKLGGQAKVPGAAGTWKMLTENVNQLAANLTTQVRAIAEVATAVTKGDLTRSITVEALGEVAALKDNINEMIRNLKDTTLKNSEQDWLKTNLAKFSRMLQGQRDLTTVGRMILSELVPVVGAQQAVFYVHETVDDQPQLTLLASYADQGQDALGKRIGIGEGLTGQCALEKQKILVTNCPPNYFHVSSALGVAAPKSIIVLPVIFEGELKGVLELASFERFNPTHQAFLDQLTESIGIVLNTIEANMRTEGLLKQSQSLAQELQSRQEELQNTNQELEEKAGLLAHQNQEVERKNREVEQARQALEEKAKQLALTSKYKSEFLANMSHELRTPLNSLLILSDQLSKNAENNLTSRQMEFAKTIHSSGNDLLMLINDILDLSKIESGTVMVDVGELRLSDLNSYVERTFRHVAEAKEVEFSIELDPQLPKTMLTDAKRLQQVIKNLLSNAFKFTHQGRVKLTVKPIAAGWNTENDLLNHASGVLAFVVTDTGIGISPDKQQIIFEAFQQADGSTSRKYGGTGLGLAISRELSRLLGGEIRLTSIPGKGSTFTLFLPQAFVPQKLSRKASTERVSDDSLTHIPANLVAPPREQPTELLEPEVSQLVNEVGDDRNTIQPDDVVMLIVENDLNFARILLQAAHERGFKGLVTSMGAAALTMAREYRPTAMTLDICLPDINGWRVLERLKNDANIRHIPVWIVSTEEIREQALSSGAVEFLPKPIRTQDDLNKFMDTASEFTRQRTRNILLVEREATAQNEVRPLIEQDDLRVQHVTSNRQALAALKAGEYDCLILSAQVCDVSLSEIAAEIARTPALARLPIIYRTDVVPSADNQVALRELGRSRIVRAAFSAELLLDQVAATLHYPLAKLAPDKREVLRNLHDSDGVLEGRKVLIVDDDIRNIFALSSVLEWRNMQIYSAETGRDAIQVLQNHADIDIVLMDIMMPEMDGYETMRAIRQIPHLKNLPIIAVTAKAMKGDREKCIEAGAWDYLAKPVDSEQMLAVMRAWLRRRETAGQEIEARAAT, via the coding sequence ATGGTTGCTTCACTGGAAACCACGCAAGCCATCGACCTCCCCGTTCTGCTGAATGCAATGAGCGCGCTCAAGCGGGGCGATTTTTCGGTCCGGTTGCCGCACGATTGGACCGGAGCAGCTGGCAAGGTCGCCGATGCCTTTAATGAAGTCATCGAGTTGAATGAGCGCATGGCCCGCGAACTCGAACGGCTGGGGCGAGTGGTCGGTAAAGAAGGAAAGCTGACGCAGCGAGCTTCGCTGGGCGATGTGCGCGGCAGTTGGGCCGCTTCGATTGATTCCGTCAATGATTTAATCGGCGACCTTGTACGCCCCACGCGCGAAACGGCTCGCGTGATCGGTGCCGTGGCTCAAGGTGATCTGTCACAGACGATGGCGCTGGAGCTTGACGATCGTCCGCTGCAGGGCGAATTCCTCGGCACGGCCAAGACCATTAATAAAATGGTGGATCAGCTCAGCTCGTTCGCGTCAGAAGTGACCCGCGTGGCTCGTGAAGTGGGTACGGAAGGCGAATTGGGTGGGCAGGCCCAGGTGAAGAACGTCGCCGGTACTTGGAAGGATCTTACCGATTCGGTGAACTCGATGGCCGGTAACTTGACCGGCCAGGTACGTAACATTGCCGAAGTGACGACCGCCGTCGCGAATGGCGACTTGTCGAAGAAGATTACCGTCGACGTGAAGGGTGAGTTCCTTGAATTGAAGAACACCATCAACACGATGGTGGATCAGCTTCGCTCATTCGCCTCGGAAGTGACCCGCGTGGCCCGCGAAGTGGGTACCGAAGGTCAGCTTGGTGGCCAAGCGAAGGTGGAAGGAGTGTCCGGTACTTGGAAGGATCTCACCGACTCGGTGAATTCCATGGCCAGCAATCTCACGGGGCAGGTGCGTAATATCGCCAACGTGACGACTGCCGTCGCCAAGGGTGATCTCTCGAAGAAGATCACGGTGGACGTCAAAGGCGAGTTCGGCGAACTAAGTAATACCATTAATACAATGGTCGATCAGCTTAGCTCGTTTGCTTCGGAAGTGACCCGCGTGGCTCGCGAGGTGGGCACGGAAGGTCAGCTGGGTGGGCAGGCGAAGGTGGAAGGAGTTTCAGGTACATGGAAGGATCTCACCGACTCGGTGAATTCCATGGCCGGTAACTTGACCGGCCAGGTGCGTAACATCGCGGCGGTAACGACGGCCGTGGCCAACGGTGACTTGTCGAAGAAGATCACGGTCGATGTGAAGGGGGAAATTCTCGAACTCAAGAACACCATTAATACGATGGTGGATCAGCTTAGTTCGTTCGCGGCCGAAGTGACCCGCGTGGCCCGCGAAGTGGGTACCGAAGGCAAGCTCGGTGGCCAAGCGAAGGTGGAAGGTGTGTCCGGTACTTGGAAGGACCTCACCGACTCGGTGAATTCGATGGCCGGTAACTTGACCGGCCAGGTCCGTAATATCGCGGCCGTCACGACGGCCGTGGCCAATGGCGACTTGTCGAAGAAGATCACTGTGGACGTGAAGGGGGAAATCCTCGAACTGAAGAACACGATCAATACGATGGTCGATCAGCTTAGCTCCTTTGCTTCGGAAGTGACTCGTGTGGCTCGCGAAGTGGGCTCGGAAGGCAAGCTGGGCGGACAAGCTCAGGTGCGCGGTGTTGCCGGTACGTGGAAGGATCTCACCGACTCGGTGAATGGCATGGCCGGTAACCTCACGGCTCAAGTGCGTAACATCGCCGAAGTGACGACCGCTGTGGCGAACGGTGACTTGTCGAAGAAGATCACCGTGGACGTGAAGGGTGAATTCCTCGAACTGAAGAACACCATCAATACGATGGTGGATCAGCTTCGCTCGTTCGCCTCGGAAGTGACCCGCGTGGCCCGCGAAGTGGGCACCGAAGGCAAGCTGGGCGGACAGGCTCAGGTGGAAGGTGTTTCCGGTACGTGGAAAGATCTTACGGACTCTGTGAATTCCATGGCGGGCAACTTAACCGGCCAGGTCCGCAATATCGCCGCGGTGACGACCGCCGTGGCGAATGGCGACTTGTCGAAAAAGATCACCGTGGATGTGAAGGGTGAAATTCTCGAACTCAAGAACACCATCAATACGATGGTGGATCAGCTTCGCTCCTTTGCTTCGGAAGTGACCCGCGTGGCCCGCGAAGTGGGCACTGAAGGTCAATTGGGTGGTCAAGCTAAGGTGGAAGGTGTGTCGGGAACTTGGAAGGACTTGACCGACTCCGTGAATTTCATGGCCAGCAACTTGACTGGCCAGGTGCGTAACATTGCTGCGGTGACCACGGCCGTGGCAACGGGCGATTTATCGAAGAAGATCACCGTCGACGTGAAGGGTGAATTTCTCGAACTGAGTAATACGATCAACACGATGGTCGATCAGCTTGGCTCGTTTGCGGCGGAAGTGACCCGCGTAGCCCGCGAAGTGGGTACGGAAGGAAAGTTGGGTGGTCAGGCCCAGGTGAAGGGTGTTTCCGGTACTTGGAAAGATCTTACCGACAACGTGAACTCGATGGCCGGTAACTTGACCAGCCAGGTGCGCGGTATCGCCAAGGTTGTGACCGCGGTCGCTAACGGTGACTTGAAGCAAAAACTGACGGTGGAAGCGAAGGGGGAAATCGCGGCGCTTGCCGATACGATTAACTCGATGATCGAAACGCTCGCGACGTTCGCCGACCAGGTGACGACCGTGGCTCGAGAAGTGGGTGTCGAAGGAAAGCTCGGTGGCCAGGCGAAGGTGCCGGGTGCAGCCGGAACCTGGAAGATGCTCACCGAGAACGTGAATCAACTCGCGGCGAACTTGACGACTCAGGTCCGCGCGATCGCCGAGGTGGCTACCGCCGTGACCAAGGGTGACTTGACTCGCTCCATCACCGTGGAGGCTCTCGGTGAAGTGGCGGCGCTCAAGGACAACATCAACGAGATGATTCGCAACTTGAAGGACACCACGCTCAAGAACAGCGAACAAGACTGGTTGAAAACGAACCTGGCGAAGTTCAGCCGCATGTTGCAAGGCCAGCGCGACTTGACGACGGTCGGCCGCATGATTCTGTCGGAACTCGTGCCGGTGGTGGGTGCCCAGCAGGCCGTCTTCTACGTCCATGAAACGGTCGACGATCAGCCCCAACTCACCTTGCTGGCGAGCTACGCCGATCAAGGACAGGATGCTTTGGGCAAGCGAATTGGCATCGGCGAAGGGCTCACGGGTCAGTGCGCATTGGAAAAGCAGAAGATCCTCGTCACCAACTGCCCGCCCAACTACTTTCACGTTTCATCCGCGCTGGGTGTCGCCGCACCCAAGAGCATCATCGTCCTGCCGGTTATTTTCGAAGGTGAACTGAAGGGCGTGCTCGAACTCGCTTCGTTCGAGCGTTTTAATCCGACCCACCAGGCATTTCTCGATCAGCTTACTGAATCGATCGGTATCGTGCTCAACACGATCGAAGCGAACATGCGTACGGAAGGCCTGCTCAAGCAGTCGCAATCGCTTGCGCAAGAGTTGCAAAGCCGGCAAGAGGAGTTGCAGAACACGAACCAGGAACTCGAAGAGAAGGCCGGTCTGCTCGCGCACCAAAATCAGGAAGTGGAACGAAAAAATCGCGAAGTGGAACAAGCCCGCCAGGCTCTCGAAGAAAAGGCCAAACAGTTGGCCCTCACTTCGAAGTACAAATCAGAGTTCCTTGCGAATATGTCGCACGAGTTGCGAACGCCGCTCAACAGCTTGCTTATCCTTTCGGACCAGCTGAGCAAGAATGCGGAGAACAACCTCACGTCGCGGCAAATGGAGTTCGCCAAGACCATTCACTCCAGCGGCAACGACCTGCTGATGCTGATCAACGACATTCTCGACTTGTCGAAGATCGAATCGGGCACGGTCATGGTCGATGTCGGCGAACTGCGGCTCAGCGACCTGAACAGTTACGTCGAACGGACCTTCCGCCACGTCGCCGAAGCCAAGGAAGTCGAGTTCAGCATCGAGCTCGATCCGCAATTGCCGAAGACGATGCTTACCGACGCCAAACGCCTGCAGCAAGTGATCAAGAACCTCCTCTCTAATGCGTTTAAGTTCACGCATCAAGGGAGGGTTAAGCTCACCGTGAAGCCGATCGCTGCGGGCTGGAACACCGAGAACGACTTGCTGAATCATGCCAGCGGTGTGCTGGCCTTCGTCGTTACCGACACGGGCATCGGTATTTCACCAGACAAGCAGCAGATCATTTTCGAAGCCTTCCAGCAGGCCGACGGCAGCACTAGCCGCAAGTACGGCGGTACTGGCCTCGGTCTGGCGATCAGCCGCGAACTATCGCGACTGCTCGGCGGCGAAATTCGTCTTACCAGCATTCCGGGCAAGGGAAGCACGTTCACCTTGTTCCTGCCACAGGCGTTTGTCCCACAAAAGCTTTCGCGCAAGGCCTCGACAGAACGAGTTTCCGACGACTCCCTCACACACATTCCTGCGAATCTGGTTGCTCCGCCGCGCGAGCAACCAACTGAGCTGCTGGAGCCGGAAGTTTCGCAACTGGTCAACGAAGTGGGTGATGACCGCAACACCATCCAGCCAGATGACGTAGTCATGCTAATCGTCGAGAACGACTTGAACTTTGCCCGAATCTTGTTGCAGGCCGCCCACGAGCGAGGGTTTAAGGGGTTGGTGACTTCGATGGGCGCGGCCGCGCTCACCATGGCCCGCGAATATCGTCCTACAGCGATGACGCTCGACATCTGCTTGCCAGATATCAACGGCTGGCGAGTGCTCGAGCGTTTGAAGAACGATGCGAACATCCGGCATATACCGGTATGGATTGTGTCGACGGAAGAAATACGAGAACAGGCTCTCAGTTCGGGGGCTGTCGAGTTCTTACCGAAGCCAATTCGCACTCAGGATGATCTCAACAAATTCATGGACACCGCCAGCGAATTCACCCGGCAACGGACTCGAAACATCTTGCTGGTGGAACGAGAAGCAACGGCGCAAAACGAAGTTCGTCCGCTCATCGAGCAGGATGATTTGCGTGTGCAGCACGTCACCAGCAATCGGCAGGCGCTGGCGGCACTGAAAGCGGGTGAATACGACTGCCTGATCTTGAGCGCGCAAGTCTGCGATGTTTCGTTGAGTGAAATTGCTGCTGAAATTGCCCGCACACCCGCGCTTGCCAGACTACCGATTATCTACCGCACCGATGTCGTTCCTTCGGCAGACAACCAGGTGGCGCTACGCGAGCTTGGCCGTAGCCGCATCGTCCGGGCAGCATTTTCTGCAGAGCTACTGCTCGATCAAGTGGCCGCCACGTTGCACTATCCGTTAGCCAAGCTAGCTCCCGACAAGCGAGAAGTGTTGCGGAATCTGCACGATTCGGACGGCGTGCTCGAAGGGCGCAAGGTACTCATTGTCGACGATGACATTCGCAATATCTTCGCGCTCTCCAGTGTGCTGGAATGGCGCAACATGCAAATTTACTCGGCTGAGACGGGCAGAGATGCAATTCAAGTGCTGCAGAACCATGCCGATATCGACATCGTACTCATGGATATCATGATGCCCGAAATGGATGGCTACGAGACGATGCGCGCTATTCGCCAAATTCCGCACCTTAAAAACCTTCCCATTATTGCGGTGACAGCCAAAGCGATGAAAGGAGATCGCGAGAAGTGCATCGAGGCCGGGGCTTGGGATTACCTTGCCAAACCGGTAGACTCGGAGCAGATGTTAGCTGTCATGCGCGCATGGCTCAGACGGCGCGAAACTGCCGGACAAGAAATTGAAGCACGGGCGGCCACGTAA
- a CDS encoding porin: protein MRSIHALLAVAIASSTSLLTASGQPNYPTPFPSGELPVQQYSAPQLPAQPDPTPLAAPYQAPVDAEVASELTLADSSADLAATLAPADPTATRLAALEKEMEALKAASKKLPNVTINGIVQADAVVFHQDAASRATFDPILNEPIQNGADFRRVRLSAKGAVAENMNYFVQMDFGFFGRPTFTDVWMEWTNLPILGNVRVGQWKHPFSLEVVSSFRYTTFMERSSLFQAFTPFRHIGIGFYNNSEDLNTTWAGSLFRTGQDQFGGSLSTDGGNGLAGRLTHLLWYDEPADGRYYCHIGGAYYYNSPPRDLVRFRSIPEIFVGEFAPGAVGTSGQAVPGAFNGTPFFVDTLLLDAQSVNTFGVENLTVHGAFSFQAEAMAAIVDQTAGGTATLAGMYMQAGYFLTGEHRPYDRKAGAIDRVKPFEDFFWVNTNSGRCCGLGAWEIAARWSYIDLNDGTIVGGEMSNLTTGVNWYCNPYCKVVFNFVHSWLDYRTGVQSETSAFALRAQIDF, encoded by the coding sequence ATGCGGTCCATCCACGCTTTGCTAGCAGTGGCAATTGCCAGCAGCACCTCCTTACTAACTGCCAGCGGGCAACCAAACTATCCGACTCCTTTTCCGTCTGGCGAATTGCCAGTGCAACAGTATTCGGCGCCGCAGCTTCCGGCTCAGCCTGATCCCACACCCTTGGCTGCTCCTTATCAGGCACCCGTCGACGCTGAGGTCGCCAGTGAACTAACACTGGCCGACAGCAGTGCCGATCTGGCGGCCACCTTAGCTCCTGCCGATCCTACTGCCACGCGACTAGCAGCGCTTGAGAAGGAGATGGAAGCGCTGAAGGCCGCCTCCAAGAAACTGCCGAACGTCACAATCAATGGCATCGTGCAAGCCGATGCAGTGGTATTCCACCAGGATGCGGCAAGCCGCGCTACGTTCGATCCAATCCTGAACGAGCCGATTCAAAATGGTGCCGACTTCCGCCGCGTGCGTTTAAGCGCGAAGGGCGCGGTTGCGGAGAATATGAACTACTTCGTGCAGATGGACTTCGGGTTCTTCGGCCGGCCGACATTCACCGATGTGTGGATGGAGTGGACGAACTTGCCCATACTCGGAAATGTGCGTGTCGGGCAATGGAAACACCCCTTTTCCTTGGAGGTCGTCAGCAGCTTTCGCTATACGACCTTTATGGAACGTTCCTCGCTGTTTCAGGCCTTCACGCCGTTTCGCCACATCGGCATTGGCTTCTACAACAACTCGGAAGACTTGAACACGACGTGGGCTGGTTCCTTGTTCCGTACAGGACAGGATCAGTTCGGAGGATCGTTAAGTACGGATGGTGGCAACGGTCTTGCCGGTCGCTTAACCCACTTGCTGTGGTACGACGAACCAGCTGATGGACGCTATTACTGCCATATCGGCGGCGCTTATTACTACAATTCGCCGCCGCGCGATCTTGTTCGCTTCCGCTCGATTCCCGAGATCTTCGTCGGTGAGTTTGCGCCAGGCGCGGTGGGCACTTCCGGTCAGGCAGTCCCCGGTGCCTTCAATGGAACACCATTCTTTGTCGATACTTTGCTTCTCGATGCTCAGAGTGTGAATACGTTCGGTGTCGAAAACCTGACCGTGCATGGTGCGTTCTCCTTTCAGGCCGAAGCAATGGCTGCCATCGTCGACCAGACCGCTGGCGGCACCGCGACGCTCGCCGGCATGTACATGCAGGCGGGCTATTTTCTCACCGGCGAGCATCGGCCCTATGATCGCAAAGCGGGAGCCATCGACCGTGTAAAACCGTTTGAAGACTTCTTCTGGGTCAACACTAACAGCGGTAGATGCTGTGGACTGGGGGCCTGGGAAATCGCGGCTCGTTGGTCTTATATCGACCTAAACGATGGCACGATTGTCGGTGGCGAAATGAGCAACCTGACCACGGGCGTCAACTGGTACTGCAACCCCTACTGCAAAGTGGTCTTCAACTTCGTTCACAGCTGGCTCGACTACCGGACTGGAGTCCAGAGCGAAACCAGTGCCTTCGCTTTGCGGGCCCAGATCGACTTCTAA